A genomic stretch from Georgenia muralis includes:
- the tkt gene encoding transketolase gives MNASPETALDWSDLDRRAVDTARVLAADAVQKVGNGHPGTAMSLAPAAYLLFQKVMRLDPADDQWLGRDRFVLSAGHSSLTQYIQLYLAGQGLELDDVAALRTYGSRTPGHPEYRHTKGIEMTTGPLGQGIASAVGMAYAGRKERGLLDPEAPAGQSPFDHHVFVIASDGDLQEGVSAEASSLAGTQELGNLVVIYDDNHISIEDDTNIAFTEDVLARYAAYGWHTQRVDWTNDGGQYVEDVDALHAAVQAAKAETGKPSIIALRTIIGWPSPNKQDTGAIHGSALGADEVRAVKEVLGFDPEKTFEVTDEVIAHTRGNVAERARAAHEEWDAAYAAWREKNTDAAALLDRLRERALPEGWTSALPTFEGGKAVSTRKASGEVLSALAGTLPELWGGSADLAGSNNTTMKGEESFLPEKRSTKMFPGNIYGRTLHFGIREHAMGSIVNGIAVHGLTRPYGGTFLVFSDYMRPAVRLAALMGAPSTFVWTHDSIGLGEDGPTHQPVEHLTALRAIPGLDVVRPADGAETAQAWRGILERTDRPAGIVLTRQDVPNPVRGDGAADGDTLASAEGVRRGAYVLAEAPGGSPDVILLASGSEVQLALAAREQLAAQDVAARVVSVPCMEWFDEQDDAYREEVLPAAVRARVSVEAGLAMSWRSLVGDAGRSVSLEHYGASGDYKVLYEKFGITAEAVVAAAQESIAADGAAQPVRAGVPTLSGTGDLPK, from the coding sequence GTGAACGCATCGCCCGAGACCGCGCTGGACTGGTCCGACCTCGACCGGCGGGCGGTCGACACCGCACGAGTGCTGGCCGCCGACGCCGTCCAGAAGGTCGGCAACGGCCACCCCGGCACGGCGATGTCGCTCGCCCCGGCGGCGTACCTGCTCTTCCAGAAGGTCATGCGGCTCGACCCCGCGGACGACCAGTGGCTCGGTCGTGACCGGTTCGTCCTCTCGGCGGGCCACTCCTCCCTCACCCAGTACATCCAGCTCTACCTCGCCGGCCAGGGCCTCGAGCTCGACGACGTCGCCGCGCTGCGCACGTACGGCTCGAGGACCCCCGGCCACCCCGAGTACCGCCACACCAAGGGCATCGAGATGACCACCGGCCCCCTGGGCCAGGGCATCGCCTCCGCCGTCGGCATGGCCTACGCCGGCCGCAAGGAGCGCGGCCTCCTCGACCCCGAGGCGCCCGCCGGCCAGAGCCCGTTCGACCACCACGTCTTCGTCATCGCTTCCGACGGCGACCTGCAGGAGGGCGTCAGCGCCGAGGCCTCCTCCCTCGCCGGCACCCAGGAGCTGGGCAACCTCGTCGTCATCTACGACGACAACCACATCTCCATCGAGGACGACACCAACATCGCCTTCACCGAGGACGTCCTCGCCCGGTACGCGGCGTACGGCTGGCACACCCAGCGGGTGGACTGGACCAACGACGGCGGCCAGTACGTCGAGGACGTCGATGCCCTCCACGCCGCGGTCCAGGCCGCCAAGGCCGAGACCGGCAAGCCGTCGATCATCGCGCTGCGCACGATCATCGGCTGGCCCTCGCCGAACAAGCAGGACACCGGCGCCATCCACGGCTCGGCCCTGGGTGCGGACGAGGTCCGCGCCGTCAAGGAGGTCCTCGGCTTCGACCCGGAGAAGACCTTCGAGGTCACCGACGAGGTCATCGCCCACACCCGGGGCAACGTCGCCGAGCGCGCCCGCGCCGCCCACGAGGAGTGGGACGCCGCCTACGCCGCCTGGCGCGAGAAGAACACCGACGCCGCCGCCCTGCTCGACCGGCTCCGCGAGCGGGCCCTGCCCGAGGGCTGGACCTCCGCGCTCCCGACCTTCGAGGGCGGCAAGGCGGTCTCGACCCGCAAGGCCTCCGGCGAGGTCCTCTCGGCCCTGGCCGGCACGCTGCCGGAGCTGTGGGGCGGCTCGGCCGACCTCGCCGGCTCGAACAACACCACCATGAAGGGCGAGGAGTCCTTCCTGCCCGAGAAGCGCTCGACGAAGATGTTCCCCGGGAACATCTACGGCCGCACGCTCCACTTCGGCATCCGCGAGCACGCCATGGGCTCGATCGTCAACGGCATCGCGGTCCACGGGCTCACCCGGCCCTACGGCGGCACCTTCCTCGTCTTCTCCGACTACATGCGCCCCGCCGTGCGCCTCGCCGCGCTCATGGGGGCGCCGTCGACCTTCGTGTGGACCCACGACTCGATCGGCCTCGGCGAGGACGGCCCGACCCACCAGCCCGTCGAGCACCTCACCGCCCTGCGCGCCATCCCGGGCCTGGACGTCGTCCGCCCCGCCGACGGCGCCGAGACCGCCCAGGCCTGGCGCGGCATCCTCGAGCGGACCGACCGTCCCGCCGGCATCGTCCTGACCCGTCAGGACGTGCCGAACCCCGTGCGTGGTGACGGCGCCGCCGACGGCGACACGCTCGCCTCCGCGGAGGGCGTCCGCCGCGGCGCCTACGTCCTCGCCGAGGCCCCGGGCGGCAGCCCCGACGTCATCCTCCTCGCCTCGGGCTCCGAGGTGCAGCTGGCCCTGGCTGCCCGCGAGCAGCTCGCCGCCCAGGACGTCGCGGCGCGCGTCGTCTCGGTGCCGTGCATGGAGTGGTTCGACGAGCAGGACGACGCCTACCGCGAGGAGGTCCTGCCCGCCGCCGTGCGTGCCCGGGTCTCGGTCGAGGCCGGGCTCGCGATGAGCTGGCGCTCGCTGGTCGGCGACGCCGGCCGGTCCGTCTCGCTCGAGCACTACGGCGCCTCCGGCGACTACAAGGTCCTCTACGAGAAGTTCGGCATCACCGCCGAGGCCGTCGTCGCCGCCGCGCAGGAGTCGATCGC